From Candidatus Pedobacter colombiensis, one genomic window encodes:
- a CDS encoding HAD-IA family hydrolase — protein MGTIKAVFFDVGGVLLNNGWGHQSRQEAARLFGLDHSEMEVLHNFIFNVYEIGKITLDDYLDTVIFNHPRDFTKEDFKTFMFAQSEELPGLLQWLKDWKRTCGFRIISLNNEGRELNDYRIKKFGLHDCFDAFISSCEVGMRKPDPGIFKLAMGIAQVSTEECVYFDDRIMLAQAAQKLGIRSVHHQDFLSTKKILEELKSSV, from the coding sequence ATGGGAACTATAAAAGCTGTTTTTTTTGATGTTGGAGGGGTGTTGTTAAACAATGGCTGGGGACATCAGTCCCGGCAAGAAGCTGCCCGGTTGTTCGGCCTCGATCATTCAGAAATGGAAGTCTTGCATAATTTTATCTTCAATGTTTACGAGATCGGTAAAATCACATTAGATGATTATCTCGATACCGTAATATTTAATCACCCAAGAGATTTTACAAAAGAAGACTTTAAGACATTCATGTTTGCGCAGTCTGAAGAATTGCCGGGATTATTGCAATGGCTCAAAGACTGGAAGCGAACCTGTGGTTTCAGAATCATTTCGCTCAACAACGAAGGTCGGGAACTCAATGATTACCGGATTAAGAAGTTTGGTTTACACGATTGCTTTGATGCTTTTATTTCATCCTGCGAAGTAGGAATGCGTAAGCCGGATCCCGGGATCTTTAAACTCGCGATGGGAATTGCCCAGGTGTCTACAGAAGAATGTGTGTATTTTGATGATCGGATTATGTTGGCACAGGCAGCGCAAAAATTAGGAATCAGAAGTGTTCATCACCAGGATTTCCTGAGCACTAAAAAAATATTGGAGGAGCTTAAATCCTCTGTTTAA
- a CDS encoding fructose-bisphosphate aldolase class I codes for MYELELKNIVQRLMTGDKGLLAMDESLGTCNKRFKALGIPQTEEFRRKYRELIVTTPHLEESISGAILFEETIYQKTEKGTSFLEILEHKGITPGIKVDQGTVALPAFPDEKITEGLDGMRERLVTYAKLGLRFAKFRAVITIGDGIPTKTCIKANAFTLGKYAALCQEAGIVPIVEPEVLMDGDHTLQQCAEVTRDVLHAVFNELYHQRVLLEGMILKPNMILPGLNCSDQRNIEEIASETITSFLKVVPAAVGGVAFLSGGQSYQLASERLNMMQLRYGQMMPWPLTFSFSRAIQQPALEIWKGDEKNLETAQKMLRLRAACNSAARRAEYSSTMEVKINR; via the coding sequence ATGTACGAATTGGAACTTAAAAATATCGTCCAAAGGCTCATGACGGGCGATAAAGGACTGTTAGCGATGGATGAAAGTCTGGGGACCTGTAACAAAAGGTTTAAAGCACTGGGGATACCTCAAACGGAAGAGTTTAGGAGAAAATACAGGGAATTGATTGTAACTACGCCTCATTTAGAAGAAAGTATAAGTGGTGCTATTCTTTTTGAGGAAACGATTTATCAAAAAACAGAAAAGGGTACTTCATTTCTGGAGATACTGGAACATAAAGGAATTACTCCTGGAATAAAAGTGGATCAGGGGACAGTAGCCTTACCTGCATTCCCCGATGAGAAAATTACAGAAGGACTGGATGGTATGCGTGAACGCTTAGTTACCTATGCTAAGTTGGGTTTACGTTTTGCCAAGTTTCGTGCAGTGATTACCATTGGTGATGGGATACCTACAAAAACTTGTATAAAAGCCAACGCATTTACACTGGGTAAGTACGCCGCGCTTTGTCAGGAAGCCGGAATTGTACCCATTGTAGAGCCAGAGGTGCTTATGGATGGAGACCATACGCTTCAGCAGTGTGCTGAGGTTACCCGGGATGTATTACATGCAGTTTTTAATGAGTTATATCACCAAAGGGTTTTGTTGGAAGGTATGATTTTAAAACCTAACATGATTTTGCCTGGGTTAAACTGTTCTGATCAACGTAATATAGAAGAAATCGCCTCAGAGACCATTACTTCTTTTCTGAAAGTAGTACCTGCAGCGGTGGGAGGTGTTGCATTTTTATCCGGGGGGCAATCTTATCAGCTAGCCTCTGAGCGTTTAAATATGATGCAGCTTAGATACGGACAAATGATGCCATGGCCTTTAACATTCTCTTTTTCACGAGCGATTCAGCAGCCTGCTTTAGAAATCTGGAAAGGTGATGAGAAAAATTTAGAGACAGCGCAGAAAATGCTTCGTCTTAGAGCAGCCTGCAATAGCGCGGCCCGCAGGGCCGAATATAGCTCAACCATGGAAGTGAAAATCAACAGGTAA